In Mercurialis annua linkage group LG5, ddMerAnnu1.2, whole genome shotgun sequence, a single genomic region encodes these proteins:
- the LOC126680746 gene encoding putative cytochrome c biosynthesis ccmC-like mitochondrial protein: MSVSLLQPSFLMSKTRSYAQILIGFRLFLTAMAIHLSLRVAPLDLQQGGNSRIPYVHVPAARMSILVYIATAINTFFFLLTKHPLFLRSSGTGIEMGAFFTLFTLVTGGFRGRPMWGTFWVWDARLTSVFISFLIYLGALRFQKLPVEPTSISIRAGPIDIPIIKSSVNWWNTSHQPGSISRSGTSIHVPMPIPILSNFANSPFSTRILFVLETRLPIPSFLESPLTEEIEAREGIPKPSPLAESLCVHG; this comes from the coding sequence ATGTCCGTTTCGTTATTACAACCTTCTTTTTTGATGTCAAAGACCAGAAGCTATGCGCAAATTCTCATTGGATTTAGGTTGTTCTTAACAGCGATGGCTATTCATTTAAGTCTTCGGGTAGCACCACTAGATCTTCAACAAGGTGGAAATTCTCGTATTCCGTATGTACATGTTCCTGCGGCTCGGATGAGTATTCTTGTTTATATCGCTACGGCTATCAACACTTTCTTTTTCCTATTAACAAAACATCCCCTTTTTCTTCGCTCTTCCGGAACCGGTATAGAAATGGGTGCTTTTTTTACGTTGTTTACCTTAGTTACTGGGGGGTTTCGGGGAAGACCTATGTGGGGAACCTTTTGGGTGTGGGATGCTCGTTTAACCTCTGTATTCATCTCGTTCCTTATTTACCTGGGTGCACTGCGTTTTCAAAAGCTTCCTGTCGAACCGACTTCTATTTCAATCCGTGCTGGACCGATCGATATACCAATAATCAAGTCTTCAGTCAACTGGTGGAATACATCGCATCAACCTGGGAGCATTAGCCGATCTGGTACATCAATACATGTTCCTATGCCCATTCCAATCTTGTCTAACTTTGCTAACTCCCCCTTCTCAACCCGTATCTTGTTTGTTCTGGAAACACGTCTTCCTATTCCATCTTTTCTCGAATCTCCTTTAACGGAAGAAATAGAAGCTCGAGAAGGAATACCAAAACCTAGTCCACTCGCTGAGTCTCTTTGCGTCCATGGCTGA
- the LOC126680748 gene encoding LOW QUALITY PROTEIN: NADH-ubiquinone oxidoreductase chain 4-like (The sequence of the model RefSeq protein was modified relative to this genomic sequence to represent the inferred CDS: inserted 2 bases in 1 codon; deleted 1 base in 1 codon), translating into MLEHFCECYSDLSGLILCPVLGSITPLFIPNSRIRPIRLIGLCASLITFLYSPVLRIQFDPSTAKSQFVESLRWLPYENIHFYLGIDGLSLFFVILTTFLIPICISVGWSGMRSYGKEYITASLIREFLMIAVFRMLDPLLFYVLPESVLIPMLCGAEHLLFAGKTLFLCRGLVTSTRLLGSCMDMQEGVLLGVCRGCVCSREWIPRQVSLGGVDTLARIRVTATRDKSKGNCTRPGMDVNSGGSTRSVKFRRKTVGSRRRPFFGPLQKEMRGRGPPLARLASERFFRARSRPGPTGGHLPQRKLHCSPLPEKQKIRESQGVGYLLELRPTTTGQKFRFGATPYSTIIIGVWGSRQRKIKAAYQFFLYTLLGSVFMLLAILLILLQTGTTDLQISLTTEFSERRQIFLWIASFASFAVKVPMVPVHIWLPEAHVEAPTAGSVILAGIPLKLGTYGFLRFSIPMFPEATLSSTPFIYTPSAIAIIYTSLTTSRQIDLKKIIAYSSVAHMNLVTIGMFSRAAAVRSPIFSYGHXQGQNMCAGRATHQPTSNGGENIACRNKSLIRGVSKRLPSVPKTKSPLAPRDGSGGRPYAQATAAPAPRS; encoded by the exons ATGTTAGAACATTTCTGTGAATGCTATTCTGATCTAAGTGGTCTTATTCTCTGTCCCGTGCTAGGAAGCATTACTCCTCTTTTCATTCCAAATTCAAGAATACGACCGATACGATTGATTGGTCTGTGTGCCTCTCTCATTACTTTTTTGTATTCCCCTGTTCTTCGGATACAATTCGATCCTTCTACGGCCAAATCTCAATTTGTGGAAAGCCTTCGATGGCTTCCTTATGAGAACATCCATTTTTATTTGGGTATAGACGGTCTTTCTTTATTCTTCGTGATATTGACCACATTTCTGATCCCTATTTGCATTTCAGTGGGTTGGTCTGGTATGAGAAGTTATGGGAAAGAGTATATTACAGCATCTCTAATTCGTGAATTTCTAATGATCGCCGTGTTCCGCATGCTGGATCCTCTACTATTCTATGTTCTTCCCGAAAGCGTGCTAATCCCTATGTTGTGCGGAGCTGAGCATCTTCTATTCGCTGGGAAAACACTTTTCCTCTGCAGGGGCCTTGT GACCTCGACCCGCCTACTCGGGTCTTGTATGGATATGCAGGAAGGGGTGCTCCTAGGTGTGTGTAGGGGTTGTGTTTGTTCGCGAGAATGGATTCCTCGTCAAGTCAGTTTGGGGGGTGTGGACACACTTGCGCGAATTCGGGTAACGGCTACAAGGGATAAATCGAAAGGAAACTGTACCCGACCAGGGATGGACGTAAACTC AGGAGGATCGACCCGTTCAGTCAAATTCCGAAGAAAGACTGTTGGCAGCAGGCGGAGACCTTTCTTTGGCCCTCTTCAAAAGGAAATGCGGGGGCGGG GGCCCCCACTAGCCCGGCTAGCTAGTGAGCGGTTCTTTCGGGCGAGAAGCAGGCCGGGCCCTACGGGCGGGCATCTCCCGCAACGCAAGCTGCATTGTTCGCCACTACCCGAGAAGCAAAAGATTCGAGAGTCCCAG GGAGTGGGCTACCTACTGGAGCTTCGACCAACCACCACCGGTCAA AAATTCCGCTTTGGGGCCACCCCTTACTCTACCATTATTATAGGGGTATGGGGTTCGAGACAAAGAAAGATCAAGGCAGCATATCAGTTTTTCCTTTATACTTTACTTGGATCTGTTTTTATGCTATTAGCTATTCTCTTGATTCTTCTCCAAACAGGAACCACCGATTTACAAATATCATTAACCACAGAATTTAGTGAGCGGCGCCAAATCTTTCTATGGATTGCTTCTTTCGCCTCTTTTGCCGTCAAAGTGCCTATGGTACCAGTTCATATTTGGTTACCCGAAGCTCATGTAGAGGCACCTACGGCAGGATCCGTCATCTTGGCAGGAATTCCTTTAAAATTGGGAACCTACGGCTTTTTAAGATTTTCAATACCCATGTTTCCCGAAGCGACACTTTCTTCCACTCCTTTTATTTATACTCCAAGCGCGATTGCTATAATATATACTTCCTTGACCACTTCAAGACAGATCGATCTTAAGAAGATCATTGCTTACTCCTCAGTAGCCCATATGAATCTGGTGACTATTGGTATGTTTAGTCGGGCGGCGGCCGTTAGGTCACCTATTTTTAGTTATGGACA ACAAGGCCAAAACATGTGTGCCGGGCGTGCGACCCATCAACCTACTAGCAATGGGGGAGAAAACATAGCATGTCGCAATAAAAGCTTGATTCGAGGCGTCAGCAAAAGACTGCCGTCTGTTCCAAAAACAAAAAGCCCCTTAGCGCCCCGGGACGGTAGTGGAGGACGGCCCTACGCGCAGGCAACAGCAGCACCGGCTCCACGAAGTTAG